A genomic region of Platichthys flesus chromosome 4, fPlaFle2.1, whole genome shotgun sequence contains the following coding sequences:
- the rnf168 gene encoding E3 ubiquitin-protein ligase rnf168 isoform X1, translated as MSPVSKEQEGGRVGRRLSLDDCRCPVCLEIIIEPVRLPCTHTFCKVCFLETVDKSTLCCPMCRKRVSSWARLNSRNNTLVDQQLWNQIQSSFPLQCERRLKGQEDEDDPGVLVCAPSVSRPGEVRQEYEDQIMKLTEEKRVMEEEEKRASNELIQRLLAEEEVELQEETRRREGDEQLARLLNNQLNSSPVTQGNILPAAVTPPTNRQKEVGSIDRFFSPLSSKTTSDCSSASNSLDNKENVVVSTKRKNSDLEITDEEATTSKRGCPSSSPSPVGGLESELQSPQRQQEEGDRRLAQLLQKELDQEEKLRTTDRRKGSADAYPLRDKGGKVAVTTPNRSSRKMTKMSSSSSSSSSSSSSSCRGQKQTTLTDLFSMSS; from the exons ATGTCTCCAGTCTCAAaagagcaggaaggaggaagggtGGGACGACGTCTGTCTCTGGACGACTGTCGTTGTCCCGTCTGTTTGGAGATCATCATCGAACCTGTGAGGCTGCCTTGTACACACACCTTCTGCAAG gtgTGTTTCCTGGAGACGGTGGATAAGTCCACGCTGTGTTGTCCAATGTGCAGGAAGAGAGTTTCATCGTGGGCTCGTCTGAACAGCAGGAACAACACGTTGGTAGATCAGCAGCTATGGAAtcagatccagagcagcttccCTCTGCAGTGTGAACGCCGCCTCAAGGgtcaggaggacgaggacgaccCAGGAG tgttggTGTGTGCTCCCTCAGTCAGTCGTCCTGGTGAAGTCCGACAGGAATACGAGGATCAGATCATGAAG CTGACGGAGGAAAAgcgagtgatggaggaggaggagaaaagggcgAGCAATGAGTTGATCCAGAGGCTGttggcggaggaggaggtggagcttcaggaggagaccaggagacgagAAGGAGATGAGCAACTCGCCAGACTCCTCAATAACCAGCTG aaCTCTTCGCCGGTGACTCAGGGAAACATCCTACCTGCTGCTGTGACTCCTCCCACTAACAGACAGAAGGAAGTTGGATCCATTGACAG GTTCTTCAGTCCTCTTTCATCAAAAACCACCTCAGACTGCAGCTCCGCCTCCAACAGCCTCGACAACAAG gagAACGTGGTCGTCTCAACTAAGAGGAAAAACTCTGACCTTGAGATAACAGACGAGGAGGCAACGACCTCCAAACGAGGttgcccctcctcctccccatctcctgtgggggggctggagtctgagctgcagagtCCACAGCGGCAACAGGAGGAGGGCGACCGACGACTcgctcagctcctccagaagGAACTCGACCAGGAGGAGAAACTGAGAACCACAGACCGACGCAAAGGTTCTGCTGATGCTTACCCGCTCCGTGACAAAGGAGGAAAGGTTGCTGTCACCACGCCTAACAGATCGTCCAGGAAGATGACGAAgatgtcctcgtcctcgtcctcgtcctcgtcctcgtcctcgtcctcgtgcAGGGGACAGAAACAGACCACCCTGACTGACTTGTTCTCCATGAGCAGctga
- the spint2 gene encoding kunitz-type protease inhibitor 2, translated as MEPHTLGVLTLCLLLGPGLALNCTWDSSVDPDQVQDGDSGFRLGEAEALEPERCREKCCARSDCDVAVVGLPMDGGPQCELWSCGNRKQNQDRVACVSRRSSQFQVFHKQVKNVESSPEELRILPLLSSGDPPNNHSNHVLCRLPVKVGLCRAAFPRFFYNVTEQKCRSFVYGGCDANGNNFESEDECESTCSNVSGSVLPQDSTPAPLQRHVKAARMVPAVHTSGAEPADPPQSTDLSADDYAEQCGAEPQAGPCRAAFQHWFFNRHTGTCQSFIYGGCRGNKNNHISKESCMAACTVSVLPSSKKSAADVSTETKEECLSTPDPGPCRAAFPKFFFNRDTGTCQSFLYGGCHGNLNRYGTLEECMSHCSEDGSFDTRGTRPNRWTAAFFLFITLAAISTLLLVTLVLVSLRRHRLSHRPSISDKEELLPNDQSSVDSLTLPESPRPDQA; from the exons atggaaccacacacactcgGTGTCCTGACCCTGTGTCTCCTGCTCGGGCCCGGCCTGGCTCTGAACTGTACCTGGGACAGCTCCGTCGATCCGGATCAGGTCCAGGACGGAGACTCCGGGTTTCGTCTGGGAGAAGCGGAGGCTTTGGAGCCGGAAAGGTGCCGGGAGAAGTGCTGCGCGAGGTCGGACTGTGACGTCGCTGTGGTCGGGCTCCCGATGGACGGAGGGCCGCAGTgtgagctgtggagctgtgggaACCGGAAGCAGAACCAGGACCGGGTAGCGTGCGTGTCCAGGCGCAGCTCCCAGTTCCAGGTTTTCCACAAGCAGGTGAAGAATGTTGAGTCGAGCCCGGAGGAGCTGCGCATCCTCCCGTTGCTGAGCTCCGGTGATCCGCCAAACAACCACAGTAACCACG TTCTGTGTCGCCTGCCGGTGAAGGTGGGGTTGTGTCGTGCTGCATTCCCGAGGTTTTTCTACAACGTGACAGAACAGAAATGTCGCAGCTTCGTGTACGGAGGCTGCGATGCCAACGGCAACAACTTTGAGTCTGAAGACGAGTGTGAGTCAACCTGCAGCAACGTTTCAG gttcagttcTCCCTCAGGACTCCACCCCCGCTCCACTTCAACGTCATGTCAAAGCAGCTCGAATGGTTCCAGCCGTCCACACAA GTGGAGCTGAACCTGCTGATCCCCCTCAGTCCACAG ATCTGTCAGCTGATGACTACGCAG agcagtgtGGGGCGGAGCCTCAGGCGGGTCCCTGCAGGGCAGCGTTTCAGCATTGGTTCTTCAACCGCCACACAGGCACCTGTCAATCATTCATCTatggaggctgcagaggaaacaagaaCAACCACATCAGCAAGGAGAGCTGCATGGCTGCGTGTACAG TGTCCGTCCTGCCGTCCTCTAAGAAATCAGCTGCTGACGTCTCCACAGAAACTAAAG AGGAGTGTCTGTCGACCCCTGACCCCGGCCCGTGTCGAGCTGCGTTCCCAAAGTTCTTCTTCAACCGCGACACCGGAACCTGTCAGTCCTTCCTGTACGGGGGCTGCCACGGAAACCTGAACCGCTACGGCACCTTGGAGGAGTGTATGAGCCACTGCAGCGAAGACG GTTCGTTTGACACTCGTGGGACACGTCCTAACCGCTGGACTGCAG cgttcttcctcttcatcactctggCCGCCATATCCACTCTGCTGCTGGTGACGCTCGTCCTCGTCTCTCTGAGACGTCACCGTCTGTCCCACCGTCCCTCCATCAG TGATAAAGAGGAGCTGCTTCCCAACGACCAGTCGTCTGTTGACTCACTGACTCTGCCAGAGAGTCCCAGACCAGACCAGGCCTGA
- the atg16l1 gene encoding autophagy-related protein 16-1 isoform X1, producing MCQAVMAERLVELTWKRHISDQLKLRDRVQRHAFEEIIHHYHRLLEKSDLQAVLTERYQTDKYDVQRESGAGTDSSRSDALQQEMAAMRIKHQEELTELHKKRGELAQSVIELNNQIQQKDKEIQSNEAKMLEFQQQINDLEGDCRELRSFLQDLERANQTLKDEYDALQITFSALEEKLRKTTEDNQELVSRWMAEKAQEANKLNAENEKDSRRRQAKLQKELADAAKEPLPIDPEDDIEVLAEDGGKGGGETSPNRPLSRTPSKKMGQAPPAGLLDSISNIFGRRRPANSFGSPENPDAPSGVCMEVRVPTMALHVFEAHEGEVNAVRFSPGSRLLGTGGMDRRVKLWEVVAGRCECKGALTGSNAGITSIEFDSTGSYLLAASNDFASRIWTVDDYRLRHTLTGHSGKVLSARFLLDNARIVSGSYDRTLKLWDLRSKVCMKTVFAGSSCNDIVCTEQCVMSGHFDKKVRFWDIRAESIVQELELLGRVTSLDLNLDRTELLTCSRDDLIKIIDLRTNAVRQTFSAQGFKCGADWTRVTFSPDGSYIAGGSADGALYVWNVLTGKVDRTLDRNHNSAINAVSWSPSGAYVVSVEKGSKAILWSDM from the exons atgtgtcagGCGGTGATGGCGGAGCGGCTGGTGGAGTTAACTTGGAAGAGACAcatctcagatcagctgaagCTCAGAGACCGAGTGCAGAGACACGCCTTCGAAGAAatcatccaccact ATCATCGTCTGTTGGAGAAATCTGATCTTCAGGCTGTTTTGACTGAGCGATACCAGACAGATAAATATGACGTCCAGAGAGAGTCCGG TGCGGGAACGGACTCCAGTCGTAGTGATgctctgcagcaggaaatgGCTGCGATGAGAATCAAACATCAGGAGGAACTGACGGAACTGcacaagaagagaggagag TTGGCGCAGAGCGTGATCGAACTGAACAACCAGAttcaacaaaaagacaaagagatcCAGAGCAACGAGGCCAA GATGTTGGAATTTCAGCAGCAGATCAATGACCTGGAGGGCGACTGTCGGGAGCTGAGGAGTTTCCTTCAG GATCTGGAGAGAGCCAATCAGACGCTGAAGGACGAATATGACGCCCTGCAGATCACCTTCTCTGCCCTGGAGGAGAAACTGAGAAAGACCACGGAGGACAACCAGGAGCTTGTGTCCCGCTGGATGGCGGAGAAAGCTCAGGAGGCCAACAAGCTGAACGCAGAGAACGAGAAGGACAGCAG ACGCCGTCAGGCCAAATTGCAGAAGGAGCTGGCAGACGCAGCCAAAGAGCCGCTGCCTATCGACCC ggAAGACGATATCGAGGTTCTGGCTGAGGATGgcgggaagggggggggagagacgtCACCAAACAGACCGCTCAGCAGAACGCCCAG TAAGAAGATGGGTcaggcgccccctgctggtcttCTGGATTCCATTTCTAACATATTTGG cagacGTCGACCAGCTAACTCTTTCGGTTCTCCTGAGAACCCTGACGCCCCATCGGGTGTGTGTATGGAGGTTCGAGTCCCAACAATGGCACTGCACGTATTC GAGGCACATGAGGGGGAGGTGAACGCCGTCCGGTTCAGCCCAGGCTCTCGTCTCCTGGGCACAGGAGGGATGGACCGCAGGGTCAAGCTGTGGGAGGTGGTTGCAG GTCGCTGTGAGTGTAAAGGAGCTCTAACAGGAAGTAACGCAGGTATCACCAGTATTGAGTTTGACAGCACG GGTTCCTACCTGTTGGCTGCTTCTAACGACTTCGCCAGTCGCATCTGGACGGTGGACGACTACAGACTGAGG CATACCTTGACGGGTCACAGTGGGAAGGTGCTGTCGGCTCGGTTCCTATTGGACAACGCTCGAATCGTGTCTGGGAGCTACGACCGGACACTCAAACTGTGGGACCTCCGCAGCAAAGTCT GTATGAAGACTGTGTTCGCTGGGTCCAGCTGTAACGACATTGTGTGTACAGAGCAGTGTGTCATGAGTGGACACTTCGATAAGAAAGTTCGATTCTGGGACATCAG GGCGGAGAGTATTGTGCAGGAACTCGAGCTTTTGGGTCGAGTAACGTCTCTGGACCTGAACCTGGACCGAACTGAGCTGCTCACCTGCTCCAGAGATGACCTCATCAAGATCATCGACCTGCGCACCAACGCTGTCCGACAGACGttcag tgcaCAGGGCTTCAAGTGTGGCGCGGACTGGACCAGAGTCACTTTCAG TCCTGATGGCAGCTATATAGCAGGAGGGTCAGCAGATGGCGCTCTGTACGTGTGGAACGTCTTGACGGGGAAAGTGGACCGAACTCTGGACCGGAACCACAA CTCTGCTATCAACGCCGTGTCGTGGTCGCCATCAGGAGCCTACGTGGTCAGCGTGGAGAAGGGCAGCAAGGCCATCCTGTGGTCTGACATGTGA
- the atg16l1 gene encoding autophagy-related protein 16-1 isoform X2, whose amino-acid sequence MCQAVMAERLVELTWKRHISDQLKLRDRVQRHAFEEIIHHYHRLLEKSDLQAVLTERYQTDKYDVQRESGAGTDSSRSDALQQEMAAMRIKHQEELTELHKKRGELAQSVIELNNQIQQKDKEIQSNEAKMLEFQQQINDLEGDCRELRSFLQDLERANQTLKDEYDALQITFSALEEKLRKTTEDNQELVSRWMAEKAQEANKLNAENEKDSRRRQAKLQKELADAAKEPLPIDPEDDIEVLAEDGGKGGGETSPNRPLSRTPSKKMGQAPPAGLLDSISNIFGRRPANSFGSPENPDAPSGVCMEVRVPTMALHVFEAHEGEVNAVRFSPGSRLLGTGGMDRRVKLWEVVAGRCECKGALTGSNAGITSIEFDSTGSYLLAASNDFASRIWTVDDYRLRHTLTGHSGKVLSARFLLDNARIVSGSYDRTLKLWDLRSKVCMKTVFAGSSCNDIVCTEQCVMSGHFDKKVRFWDIRAESIVQELELLGRVTSLDLNLDRTELLTCSRDDLIKIIDLRTNAVRQTFSAQGFKCGADWTRVTFSPDGSYIAGGSADGALYVWNVLTGKVDRTLDRNHNSAINAVSWSPSGAYVVSVEKGSKAILWSDM is encoded by the exons atgtgtcagGCGGTGATGGCGGAGCGGCTGGTGGAGTTAACTTGGAAGAGACAcatctcagatcagctgaagCTCAGAGACCGAGTGCAGAGACACGCCTTCGAAGAAatcatccaccact ATCATCGTCTGTTGGAGAAATCTGATCTTCAGGCTGTTTTGACTGAGCGATACCAGACAGATAAATATGACGTCCAGAGAGAGTCCGG TGCGGGAACGGACTCCAGTCGTAGTGATgctctgcagcaggaaatgGCTGCGATGAGAATCAAACATCAGGAGGAACTGACGGAACTGcacaagaagagaggagag TTGGCGCAGAGCGTGATCGAACTGAACAACCAGAttcaacaaaaagacaaagagatcCAGAGCAACGAGGCCAA GATGTTGGAATTTCAGCAGCAGATCAATGACCTGGAGGGCGACTGTCGGGAGCTGAGGAGTTTCCTTCAG GATCTGGAGAGAGCCAATCAGACGCTGAAGGACGAATATGACGCCCTGCAGATCACCTTCTCTGCCCTGGAGGAGAAACTGAGAAAGACCACGGAGGACAACCAGGAGCTTGTGTCCCGCTGGATGGCGGAGAAAGCTCAGGAGGCCAACAAGCTGAACGCAGAGAACGAGAAGGACAGCAG ACGCCGTCAGGCCAAATTGCAGAAGGAGCTGGCAGACGCAGCCAAAGAGCCGCTGCCTATCGACCC ggAAGACGATATCGAGGTTCTGGCTGAGGATGgcgggaagggggggggagagacgtCACCAAACAGACCGCTCAGCAGAACGCCCAG TAAGAAGATGGGTcaggcgccccctgctggtcttCTGGATTCCATTTCTAACATATTTGG acGTCGACCAGCTAACTCTTTCGGTTCTCCTGAGAACCCTGACGCCCCATCGGGTGTGTGTATGGAGGTTCGAGTCCCAACAATGGCACTGCACGTATTC GAGGCACATGAGGGGGAGGTGAACGCCGTCCGGTTCAGCCCAGGCTCTCGTCTCCTGGGCACAGGAGGGATGGACCGCAGGGTCAAGCTGTGGGAGGTGGTTGCAG GTCGCTGTGAGTGTAAAGGAGCTCTAACAGGAAGTAACGCAGGTATCACCAGTATTGAGTTTGACAGCACG GGTTCCTACCTGTTGGCTGCTTCTAACGACTTCGCCAGTCGCATCTGGACGGTGGACGACTACAGACTGAGG CATACCTTGACGGGTCACAGTGGGAAGGTGCTGTCGGCTCGGTTCCTATTGGACAACGCTCGAATCGTGTCTGGGAGCTACGACCGGACACTCAAACTGTGGGACCTCCGCAGCAAAGTCT GTATGAAGACTGTGTTCGCTGGGTCCAGCTGTAACGACATTGTGTGTACAGAGCAGTGTGTCATGAGTGGACACTTCGATAAGAAAGTTCGATTCTGGGACATCAG GGCGGAGAGTATTGTGCAGGAACTCGAGCTTTTGGGTCGAGTAACGTCTCTGGACCTGAACCTGGACCGAACTGAGCTGCTCACCTGCTCCAGAGATGACCTCATCAAGATCATCGACCTGCGCACCAACGCTGTCCGACAGACGttcag tgcaCAGGGCTTCAAGTGTGGCGCGGACTGGACCAGAGTCACTTTCAG TCCTGATGGCAGCTATATAGCAGGAGGGTCAGCAGATGGCGCTCTGTACGTGTGGAACGTCTTGACGGGGAAAGTGGACCGAACTCTGGACCGGAACCACAA CTCTGCTATCAACGCCGTGTCGTGGTCGCCATCAGGAGCCTACGTGGTCAGCGTGGAGAAGGGCAGCAAGGCCATCCTGTGGTCTGACATGTGA
- the LOC133951719 gene encoding transmembrane 4 L6 family member 5-like yields the protein MCVSRCLQCVGMSLVPMAIICMLSNILLLLPELKTNFLWEGHVTREATWATGLWASGFLVLLGARASIRSSGTRGCCAFRRQMLCQVLSSTGCLVAAGGCCLVSVTGLIQGPLCLYNTTTGPMWGVPLRPLHDCQSSYLYNATLWSGVCLQPRAVVHWNVVLFSVMGGASGLQTVLCAANVLNSVLGLMLGRGLHANKVSPVSV from the exons ATGTGTGTGTCGAGGTGTCTACAGTGTGTGGGCATGTCTCTGGTTCCCATGGCAATCATCTGCATGTTGTCcaacatcctgctgctgcttcctgagcTGAAGACCAACTTCCTGTGGGAGGGTCATGTGACCAGGGAGGCCACATGGGCCACAGGCCTCTGGGCGTCAGGCTTTCTG GTTCTTCTTGGAGCGCGAGCGTCTATTCGCAGCAGCGGCACCAGAGGCTGCTGCGCATTCAGGCGTCAG ATGTTGTGTCAGGTGCTGAGCTCCACCGGTTGTCTGGTGGCAGCTGGTGGCTGTTGTCTGGTCAGTGTTACTGGCCTCATTCAGGGGCCCCTCTGTCTCTACAACACCACCACTGGCCCCATGTGGGGGGTCCCACTGCGGCCCCTTCATGACTG TCAATCAAGTTACCTGTACAATGCCACCCTGTGGTCAGGAGTGTGTCTGCAGCCTCGAGCTGTGGTTCATTGGAATGTAGTTCTgttcagtgtgatggggggggccaGCGGGCTGCAGACTGTCCTCTGTGCAGCGAACGTCCTGAACTCAGTGCTGGGCCTGATGCTGGGCCGAGGTCTCCACGCCAACAAG GTCAGTCCAGTCTCAGTTTAa
- the rnf168 gene encoding E3 ubiquitin-protein ligase rnf168 isoform X2, whose protein sequence is MSPVSKEQEGGRVGRRLSLDDCRCPVCLEIIIEPVRLPCTHTFCKVCFLETVDKSTLCCPMCRKRVSSWARLNSRNNTLVDQQLWNQIQSSFPLQCERRLKGQEDEDDPGVLVCAPSVSRPGEVRQEYEDQIMKLTEEKRVMEEEEKRASNELIQRLLAEEEVELQEETRRREGDEQLARLLNNQLNSSPVTQGNILPAAVTPPTNRQKEVGSIDRFFSPLSSKTTSDCSSASNSLDNKNVVVSTKRKNSDLEITDEEATTSKRGCPSSSPSPVGGLESELQSPQRQQEEGDRRLAQLLQKELDQEEKLRTTDRRKGSADAYPLRDKGGKVAVTTPNRSSRKMTKMSSSSSSSSSSSSSSCRGQKQTTLTDLFSMSS, encoded by the exons ATGTCTCCAGTCTCAAaagagcaggaaggaggaagggtGGGACGACGTCTGTCTCTGGACGACTGTCGTTGTCCCGTCTGTTTGGAGATCATCATCGAACCTGTGAGGCTGCCTTGTACACACACCTTCTGCAAG gtgTGTTTCCTGGAGACGGTGGATAAGTCCACGCTGTGTTGTCCAATGTGCAGGAAGAGAGTTTCATCGTGGGCTCGTCTGAACAGCAGGAACAACACGTTGGTAGATCAGCAGCTATGGAAtcagatccagagcagcttccCTCTGCAGTGTGAACGCCGCCTCAAGGgtcaggaggacgaggacgaccCAGGAG tgttggTGTGTGCTCCCTCAGTCAGTCGTCCTGGTGAAGTCCGACAGGAATACGAGGATCAGATCATGAAG CTGACGGAGGAAAAgcgagtgatggaggaggaggagaaaagggcgAGCAATGAGTTGATCCAGAGGCTGttggcggaggaggaggtggagcttcaggaggagaccaggagacgagAAGGAGATGAGCAACTCGCCAGACTCCTCAATAACCAGCTG aaCTCTTCGCCGGTGACTCAGGGAAACATCCTACCTGCTGCTGTGACTCCTCCCACTAACAGACAGAAGGAAGTTGGATCCATTGACAG GTTCTTCAGTCCTCTTTCATCAAAAACCACCTCAGACTGCAGCTCCGCCTCCAACAGCCTCGACAACAAG AACGTGGTCGTCTCAACTAAGAGGAAAAACTCTGACCTTGAGATAACAGACGAGGAGGCAACGACCTCCAAACGAGGttgcccctcctcctccccatctcctgtgggggggctggagtctgagctgcagagtCCACAGCGGCAACAGGAGGAGGGCGACCGACGACTcgctcagctcctccagaagGAACTCGACCAGGAGGAGAAACTGAGAACCACAGACCGACGCAAAGGTTCTGCTGATGCTTACCCGCTCCGTGACAAAGGAGGAAAGGTTGCTGTCACCACGCCTAACAGATCGTCCAGGAAGATGACGAAgatgtcctcgtcctcgtcctcgtcctcgtcctcgtcctcgtcctcgtgcAGGGGACAGAAACAGACCACCCTGACTGACTTGTTCTCCATGAGCAGctga